Proteins encoded by one window of Lutibacter sp. A64:
- a CDS encoding sulfatase-like hydrolase/transferase, which translates to MVAKKIVLSIALLTLVIIGCKDAKTQGTQIKEEVNKPNILFLFTDDQRGGTIGAMDKYDVKTPNMDQLVENGTSFTNSYILGATSAAVCSPSRAMLMTGRHYFNIEPNVYAQFAFNKEDRGKSDKLTFPEYFKTKGYETFATGKQHNGEIWLERGFSQIKSAFLGGMTTHYGTKVKDYTPETGWSAPYKNTEKFSSEVFADAAVGFLNSYKKEDPFLMYVAFTAPHDPRTPPKEDKDMYPEEGIVLPENFMSEHPFEIADDRIRDEMLAPFPRTKTRLQKEISDYYAMITATDVQIGRILQALETSGKADNTIIVFAGDNGLALGQHGLLGKQSVYEHSVSVPLIFVGPNIPKNQKTDALAYLHDVFPTLCGLTGFEIPKSVETEDLTPVLKGNKKEVRNSMMYAYNSWPGDLLNKNRKHNPGGGHRAVRKGDFKLIVSAKHDVFTYQLFNLSKDPWELNNLIEDKIFKSVKDDLMKELQKLMDEAGDPADLSKNEFGLFDNPEDYNFKK; encoded by the coding sequence ATGGTTGCAAAAAAAATAGTTTTAAGTATTGCACTTTTAACATTAGTGATAATAGGTTGTAAAGATGCTAAAACCCAAGGAACACAAATAAAAGAAGAAGTAAATAAGCCAAATATTCTTTTTTTATTTACTGATGACCAAAGAGGTGGAACTATAGGAGCGATGGATAAATACGATGTGAAAACGCCTAATATGGATCAATTGGTTGAAAATGGAACATCTTTTACAAACTCATATATTTTAGGAGCAACAAGTGCAGCGGTATGTTCGCCAAGTAGAGCTATGCTTATGACCGGGCGCCATTATTTTAATATAGAACCTAATGTATATGCGCAATTTGCATTTAATAAAGAAGATAGAGGTAAAAGCGATAAATTAACCTTTCCAGAATATTTTAAAACAAAAGGTTACGAAACTTTTGCTACAGGAAAACAACATAACGGTGAAATTTGGTTAGAACGAGGTTTCAGTCAAATTAAATCGGCTTTTTTAGGTGGAATGACTACGCATTATGGTACAAAAGTAAAAGATTATACACCAGAAACAGGTTGGTCTGCACCATATAAAAATACCGAAAAATTTAGTAGTGAAGTTTTTGCTGATGCTGCAGTTGGATTTTTAAATAGTTATAAAAAAGAAGACCCATTTTTAATGTATGTTGCATTTACAGCACCACACGATCCGCGTACACCACCAAAGGAAGATAAGGATATGTATCCTGAAGAAGGTATTGTATTGCCAGAGAATTTTATGTCAGAACATCCATTTGAAATTGCTGATGATAGAATAAGAGATGAAATGTTAGCTCCTTTTCCAAGAACAAAAACAAGACTTCAAAAAGAAATTTCAGATTACTATGCTATGATAACAGCTACGGATGTTCAAATTGGTAGAATATTACAAGCTTTAGAAACTTCAGGAAAAGCAGATAATACCATTATTGTTTTTGCTGGAGATAATGGTTTGGCTTTGGGACAACATGGCTTATTAGGTAAACAAAGTGTGTATGAACATAGTGTGAGTGTACCATTAATTTTTGTTGGACCAAATATTCCTAAAAATCAAAAAACAGATGCTTTGGCGTATTTACACGATGTTTTTCCAACCTTATGTGGTTTAACAGGATTTGAAATTCCAAAATCGGTTGAAACAGAAGATTTAACACCGGTACTTAAAGGGAATAAAAAAGAAGTAAGAAATAGTATGATGTATGCCTATAATTCTTGGCCAGGTGATCTTTTAAATAAAAATAGAAAACACAACCCTGGCGGAGGACATAGAGCTGTTAGAAAAGGAGATTTTAAATTAATAGTAAGTGCAAAACACGATGTCTTTACATATCAATTATTTAATTTATCTAAAGATCCGTGGGAACTAAATAATTTAATTGAAGATAAAATTTTTAAATCTGTAAAAGATGATTTAATGAAAGAGTTACAAAAATTAATGGATGAAGCTGGAGACCCAGCAGATTTGTCTAAAAATGAATTCGGACTTTTTGATAATCCGGAAGATTATAACTTTAAAAAATGA
- a CDS encoding alpha-L-fucosidase: MGFRFSFKYNFKTSLQKTVVTNLFFVGLFFLLNTSTIIAQENQFSWNELAEQYECPEWFRDAKFGIWFHWGPQSVPEQGGGWYARHMYMKDVGRQKFGKMANAYHLQTYGHPSEFGFKDVINEWKAEKFDAAALIKFSKKNGAKYIVALANHHDHFDLFDSSFHSWNSVNVGPKKDIIGEFEKATRNAGLKFGVTSHDDRFLNWWLPAFGADTKGEKVGVPYDGRLTKEDGKGLWWEGLDPADLYGPVPENRTPEVLEAIKKNWQERHIELVNKYNPDLLYNDGFSFTYGKYGKEVARTLYNNNYNKNGSIQAVMLLKRTEKGTVNEVESGGSNTLRAEPWQSEITFTDWFYKKDRHLTHNSRTILEMLIEAVSKNGNLLLNIELNPDGTIPPEQKVIIDVVGDWLAINGEAIYKTRPWKVYGDGKSIRGENEVLQNGEIRNAGDDIAEKTKKGEHYNQRTTASAEFASDEVRFTTKGGDFYIIVMNPKKGDFKIPTLGLNVAMNPGKLKKLTRLDTNKKVKFNQKKESTTITIPAINGKSYPIVLKAKFVK; the protein is encoded by the coding sequence ATGGGTTTTAGGTTTTCATTTAAATATAATTTTAAAACGAGTCTTCAAAAAACGGTTGTTACTAATCTGTTTTTTGTTGGCTTATTTTTTCTATTAAATACAAGCACAATTATAGCGCAAGAAAATCAATTTTCTTGGAATGAACTTGCAGAACAATACGAATGTCCAGAGTGGTTTAGAGATGCTAAGTTTGGTATTTGGTTTCATTGGGGACCACAAAGTGTACCTGAACAAGGTGGTGGTTGGTATGCTCGCCACATGTATATGAAAGATGTGGGGCGTCAAAAATTTGGTAAAATGGCAAACGCATACCATCTTCAAACGTATGGACATCCTTCAGAATTTGGTTTTAAAGATGTAATTAACGAGTGGAAAGCTGAAAAGTTTGATGCAGCAGCCTTAATTAAATTTTCAAAGAAAAACGGAGCTAAATATATTGTGGCCTTAGCAAATCATCACGATCATTTCGATTTATTTGATTCGTCTTTTCATTCTTGGAATTCTGTAAATGTAGGTCCCAAAAAAGACATTATAGGTGAGTTTGAAAAAGCAACACGTAATGCAGGTTTAAAATTTGGAGTTACTAGTCATGACGATCGTTTTTTAAATTGGTGGTTACCTGCTTTTGGAGCAGATACTAAAGGTGAAAAAGTAGGTGTGCCATATGATGGACGTTTAACAAAAGAAGATGGTAAAGGTCTTTGGTGGGAAGGTCTAGATCCAGCAGATCTTTACGGTCCAGTACCAGAAAATAGAACACCAGAGGTATTAGAAGCTATAAAGAAAAATTGGCAAGAACGCCATATTGAATTGGTAAATAAATACAATCCAGATTTATTGTATAATGATGGGTTTAGCTTTACTTATGGAAAATATGGTAAAGAAGTAGCTCGTACCTTATACAATAATAATTACAATAAAAATGGATCAATACAAGCAGTAATGCTTTTAAAAAGAACTGAAAAAGGTACAGTTAACGAAGTAGAGTCAGGAGGAAGTAACACACTTAGAGCCGAGCCTTGGCAATCTGAAATAACATTTACCGATTGGTTTTATAAAAAAGACCGCCATTTAACACATAATTCGCGTACCATTTTAGAAATGCTTATTGAAGCCGTTAGTAAAAATGGAAACTTACTTTTAAATATTGAATTAAATCCAGATGGTACAATTCCACCAGAACAAAAAGTAATTATTGATGTTGTTGGAGATTGGTTAGCTATTAATGGAGAAGCCATTTATAAAACGAGACCATGGAAAGTTTATGGAGATGGTAAAAGTATTCGTGGTGAAAATGAAGTTTTACAAAATGGAGAGATTAGAAATGCAGGAGATGATATTGCCGAAAAAACAAAAAAAGGAGAACATTACAATCAAAGAACTACTGCTTCTGCTGAATTTGCTTCGGATGAGGTTAGATTTACAACAAAAGGAGGTGATTTTTATATCATTGTAATGAACCCTAAAAAAGGTGATTTTAAAATTCCAACATTGGGTTTAAATGTTGCTATGAACCCTGGGAAACTTAAAAAATTAACAAGATTAGACACAAATAAAAAAGTGAAATTTAATCAAAAAAAAGAATCTACAACTATAACCATTCCAGCAATAAATGGTAAAAGTTATCCAATAGTTTTAAAAGCAAAATTTGTAAAGTAA
- a CDS encoding glycoside hydrolase family 30 protein, whose amino-acid sequence MKKLVFVLVVFFAITQSVNAQNNTKVYYVKLVEGEIIKPNPIEEIVGESTKSGISVRIYPDITFQTIEGVGGAFNEIGGEALMSLSEEQRNDIMKNLFDKNVSNFSVCRTAIGSSDFGIDAYSYSEVPNDFKMRKFSIEREKTSVIPYIQMAYKYNPDMEIFASPWSPPGWMKESGLMDRGKEFPAKNVLKNDPKIYKAYALYFSKYVAAYANEGIKIDRIVVQNEQDINTNYPSCNIPPKQMGEFVINYLRPQFKKDNTPSEIWAGTFRTAKQLDGLEFVLNKTWREAVDGIGIQYTSSMQIENMRAVYPEIKLLHTEGICYGGKNSIKEAFSRFNEIASYINHGAPNFCYWNMILNETSSSGWGWKQNSLIKIDRKNKKVTYNPDYAVMALFGQFMRSGMKRVASASWYGDTITVADDKNVYLFIKNDSDKSKTFDVWLKDNQAKIVDIPAQTVAVVEVNYK is encoded by the coding sequence ATGAAGAAATTAGTTTTTGTACTTGTCGTTTTTTTTGCAATTACTCAATCTGTAAACGCTCAAAACAATACAAAGGTATATTATGTTAAGCTTGTTGAAGGTGAAATAATTAAACCAAATCCTATAGAAGAAATAGTTGGAGAGTCAACAAAATCTGGTATTTCAGTTCGTATCTATCCAGATATTACGTTTCAAACTATAGAAGGTGTTGGAGGTGCTTTTAACGAAATTGGAGGAGAAGCATTAATGTCGTTAAGTGAAGAACAACGAAATGACATAATGAAAAATTTATTTGATAAAAATGTTTCAAATTTTTCTGTTTGTAGAACAGCTATTGGTTCAAGTGATTTTGGAATAGATGCTTATAGTTATAGCGAAGTACCTAACGATTTTAAAATGAGAAAATTCTCTATAGAAAGAGAAAAAACAAGTGTTATTCCATATATTCAAATGGCTTACAAATACAATCCAGATATGGAAATATTTGCATCACCTTGGAGCCCTCCAGGATGGATGAAAGAGTCAGGGCTTATGGATAGAGGTAAAGAATTTCCAGCTAAAAATGTTTTAAAAAATGATCCTAAAATTTATAAAGCATACGCATTATATTTTTCTAAATATGTAGCCGCTTATGCTAATGAAGGCATAAAAATAGATAGAATAGTGGTGCAAAACGAACAAGATATTAATACAAATTATCCTTCTTGTAATATACCTCCAAAACAAATGGGTGAATTTGTTATTAATTATTTACGTCCTCAGTTTAAAAAAGATAATACACCTTCAGAAATTTGGGCAGGTACTTTTAGAACAGCAAAACAGCTTGATGGTTTAGAATTTGTTCTCAATAAAACTTGGAGAGAGGCAGTTGATGGTATTGGTATACAGTATACAAGTTCTATGCAAATAGAAAATATGCGTGCAGTTTATCCAGAAATTAAATTATTACATACTGAAGGAATTTGTTATGGAGGAAAAAATAGTATTAAAGAAGCATTTTCTAGGTTTAATGAAATAGCTTCTTACATAAACCATGGAGCTCCGAATTTTTGTTATTGGAATATGATTTTAAATGAAACATCTTCTAGTGGTTGGGGTTGGAAACAAAATAGTTTAATAAAAATAGATCGTAAAAATAAAAAAGTAACCTACAATCCAGATTATGCAGTTATGGCGTTGTTTGGACAGTTTATGCGCTCAGGAATGAAAAGAGTTGCTTCGGCTTCTTGGTACGGAGATACAATTACAGTAGCAGATGATAAAAATGTATATCTATTTATTAAAAATGATTCCGATAAATCAAAAACGTTTGATGTATGGTTAAAAGATAATCAAGCTAAAATAGTAGATATTCCTGCTCAAACAGTAGCTGTAGTAGAAGTAAATTATAAGTAA
- a CDS encoding beta-glucosidase, translating to MNRNIKKIKSFRIKTPTIFVMVFLLLISFKALSQEVLPYLDTSLTFDVRVNDLVERMTLEEKVGQMMNDAPAIPRLNIPAYEYWNECLHGVARAGKATVFPQAIGLAATWDTDLIYKSALVISDEARAKHHEALRNNSFKRYEGLTYWTPNVNIFRDPRWGRGQETYGEDPYLTSRMGVNFVKGMQGDDPKYLKLVATPKHFAVHSGPEPERHFFDATTTERDLYDTYLPAFEATIVEGKAYSIMAAYNRYMGKPCCASHQLLDKILRKDWGFKGYVVSDCNAIRDIHDYHNYVDSKETAAAVAVKAGCDLNCGSRYKYLINAVAIGDITEDEIDVSLKRILKARFKLGMFDPEEMVPYASIPMSVVSSKKHRDLALETAQKSIVLLKNEQSVLPLKKDIKSIAVIGPNANNLEVLLGNYNGFPSQYYTPLEGIKNKVSEKTKIYYEAGSELISKEAAMSLIPAEFLSFKNKKGLQAKYYNSHNLSETPILTRVEEGINSNWNSNPIKGLNEEKFAVVYTGDIKVNTSGDYTLGMQSYKGYKLLIDGELIVDNTKDLKRRIVKNKIFLEQGKKYKVSIQYFHEGYPAKLKLLWSSPDKTSYEKAIALANKSDVVVFVGGISPGVEGEQMPVNSKGFDGGDKTNIELPEIQKELLKALHATGTPVVLVLLNGSALAVNWEDENLPAIVEAWYPGELGGAAIADVLFGDYNPSGRLPVTFYKTVKDLSPFVNYSMKGRTYRYFEGEALYPFGYGLSYTSFNYKNIRVSKPKINTSEFVEVSATISNTGSLKGDEVVQLYITDKESSVVRPLKSLRGIKRISLEPGQSTEVKFTVNTEDLSFYDITKQEKVVEPGIFEIGIGASSKEMIKTSFEVVE from the coding sequence ATGAATCGAAATATAAAAAAAATTAAAAGTTTTAGAATAAAAACACCTACAATATTTGTAATGGTTTTTTTATTATTGATCTCTTTTAAGGCTCTTTCTCAAGAAGTATTACCTTATTTAGATACCTCATTAACTTTTGATGTAAGAGTAAACGATCTTGTAGAAAGAATGACTTTAGAAGAAAAAGTAGGACAGATGATGAATGATGCACCTGCAATTCCAAGGCTTAATATTCCAGCCTATGAATATTGGAACGAGTGTTTACATGGTGTAGCTCGGGCAGGTAAAGCAACTGTTTTTCCACAAGCTATAGGTTTAGCAGCAACTTGGGATACAGATTTAATTTATAAATCTGCACTTGTAATTTCAGATGAAGCACGTGCAAAACATCACGAAGCTTTACGAAATAATTCATTTAAAAGATATGAGGGCTTAACGTATTGGACTCCAAATGTAAATATATTTCGAGACCCGCGTTGGGGACGTGGTCAAGAAACTTATGGGGAAGACCCATATTTAACATCTCGAATGGGTGTTAATTTTGTAAAAGGAATGCAAGGTGATGATCCTAAATACTTGAAATTAGTTGCAACTCCTAAGCATTTTGCAGTACATAGTGGTCCTGAACCAGAAAGACATTTTTTTGACGCTACAACAACTGAGCGCGATTTATATGATACTTATTTACCAGCTTTTGAGGCTACTATTGTTGAAGGTAAAGCCTATTCTATAATGGCTGCTTATAATAGATATATGGGAAAACCTTGCTGTGCAAGTCATCAGTTATTAGATAAAATATTAAGAAAAGATTGGGGTTTTAAAGGATATGTAGTTTCAGATTGTAATGCAATTAGAGATATACACGATTATCATAATTATGTAGATTCTAAAGAAACAGCAGCAGCTGTGGCTGTTAAAGCCGGTTGCGATTTAAACTGCGGTTCTCGTTATAAGTACTTAATAAATGCTGTTGCAATTGGCGATATTACTGAAGATGAAATTGATGTTTCTTTGAAAAGAATTTTAAAAGCACGTTTTAAATTAGGGATGTTCGATCCTGAAGAAATGGTTCCTTATGCAAGTATACCAATGAGTGTGGTAAGTTCTAAAAAGCATAGGGATTTAGCCTTGGAAACAGCTCAAAAATCAATTGTTTTGTTAAAGAATGAGCAAAGTGTTTTACCATTAAAAAAAGATATAAAATCTATTGCAGTTATTGGTCCTAATGCTAATAATTTAGAAGTGCTTTTAGGAAATTATAACGGATTTCCATCACAGTATTATACTCCTTTAGAGGGTATAAAAAATAAAGTTTCTGAAAAAACAAAAATTTATTACGAAGCTGGTTCCGAATTAATTTCCAAAGAAGCTGCAATGTCTTTAATTCCAGCAGAGTTTTTAAGCTTCAAAAATAAAAAAGGGTTGCAAGCTAAGTATTATAACAGTCACAATTTATCTGAAACACCTATACTTACAAGAGTAGAAGAAGGTATTAACTCTAACTGGAATTCTAATCCTATTAAAGGCTTAAATGAAGAAAAATTTGCAGTAGTATATACAGGAGATATTAAAGTAAATACTTCAGGAGATTATACTTTGGGTATGCAAAGTTATAAAGGTTATAAATTATTAATTGATGGAGAATTAATAGTTGATAATACAAAAGATTTAAAAAGAAGAATTGTAAAAAATAAAATATTTTTAGAGCAAGGGAAAAAATATAAAGTTTCAATACAATATTTTCATGAAGGATATCCAGCAAAGTTAAAATTGCTATGGAGTTCGCCTGATAAAACGTCTTATGAAAAAGCTATAGCATTGGCGAACAAATCTGATGTTGTTGTTTTTGTTGGTGGAATTTCACCAGGAGTAGAGGGGGAACAAATGCCTGTAAATTCTAAAGGTTTTGATGGAGGGGATAAAACTAATATTGAGTTACCCGAAATTCAAAAAGAATTATTAAAAGCATTACACGCTACAGGAACACCAGTGGTTTTAGTATTGCTTAATGGTAGTGCATTGGCTGTTAATTGGGAAGATGAAAATTTACCAGCTATAGTAGAAGCTTGGTATCCTGGTGAACTTGGAGGTGCAGCTATTGCCGATGTTTTATTTGGAGATTACAATCCGTCAGGTAGACTTCCAGTTACATTTTATAAAACTGTAAAAGATTTATCACCTTTTGTAAATTATAGTATGAAAGGTAGAACCTATAGATATTTTGAAGGAGAAGCATTGTATCCATTTGGTTACGGATTAAGCTATACGTCATTTAATTATAAAAATATTAGAGTGTCTAAACCTAAAATTAATACTTCTGAGTTTGTTGAGGTAAGTGCAACAATAAGTAATACGGGTAGTTTAAAAGGAGACGAAGTAGTACAATTATATATTACAGATAAAGAAAGTTCTGTGGTGCGTCCGTTAAAAAGTCTTCGTGGTATTAAACGTATTTCTCTTGAACCAGGACAATCAACAGAAGTTAAATTTACAGTTAATACAGAAGATCTTTCATTTTATGATATTACAAAGCAAGAAAAAGTTGTGGAACCTGGAATTTTTGAAATAGGAATTGGAGCATCATCAAAAGAAATGATTAAAACATCATTTGAAGTTGTAGAGTAA
- a CDS encoding sulfatase family protein — translation MSKKIKWIFPLAIVFISFISCKETKKTEAETIAERPNILYIMSDDHTSQAWGVYGGILKDYVHTPNISRLADEGVVLDNCLVSNSICSPSRATILTGQYSHINGVKILAGGLPPKHPTIAGVLQRGGYQTAIIGKWHLKQEPTEEFDYYSVLPGQGRYWNPILKTKENWEDYMGGGKEYEGFSTDVIADKTIDWIENRDTSKPFMMMCHFKATHEPFDYPERFSHLYRDEDIPVPSTFYDQGAETTGRSFKGQSVDNLKKRYLRASEDPDNVPGYMQYPELPFSVDGLTNDEARYKTYQKYVKDFMRCGAAIDDNIGKLLDYLEASGLAENTIVIYTADQGYFLGEHGFFDKRLIYEESIHMPFVIRYPKELPAGTRNTDLIENVDFSALFADYAGLEYPETMQGHSFRENLKGNTPKDWRKYAYYRYWDHSIDRPGHFGIRGERYKLAFYYGNGLKENGFTKENQPKKFWDFFDLEKDPQETRNAYNDPEYQEIIKEMKAEILKQREALGDTDSDNSEIHEIIKAHWND, via the coding sequence ATGAGCAAAAAAATTAAATGGATTTTTCCTCTAGCAATTGTTTTTATAAGCTTTATTAGCTGCAAAGAAACTAAAAAAACAGAAGCTGAAACCATAGCAGAACGACCTAATATTTTATACATAATGTCCGATGATCATACCTCGCAAGCTTGGGGTGTTTATGGTGGAATTTTAAAAGATTATGTACATACACCAAATATTTCACGTTTGGCAGATGAAGGAGTTGTTTTAGACAATTGTTTGGTTTCTAATTCTATTTGTTCACCAAGTAGAGCTACTATTCTTACAGGGCAGTATAGTCATATTAATGGAGTTAAAATTTTAGCTGGTGGTTTACCTCCAAAACATCCTACAATTGCAGGAGTTTTACAACGAGGTGGTTACCAAACAGCAATTATTGGAAAATGGCATTTAAAGCAAGAGCCTACAGAAGAGTTTGATTATTATAGCGTTTTACCAGGGCAAGGACGTTACTGGAATCCAATATTAAAAACCAAAGAAAATTGGGAAGATTATATGGGAGGTGGAAAAGAATATGAAGGATTTAGTACAGATGTTATTGCTGATAAAACTATTGACTGGATAGAAAATAGAGATACTTCAAAACCTTTTATGATGATGTGCCATTTTAAAGCAACTCATGAACCTTTTGATTATCCAGAACGCTTTAGTCACTTATACAGAGATGAAGATATTCCTGTGCCGAGTACATTTTACGATCAAGGAGCTGAAACTACAGGGAGGTCTTTTAAAGGACAATCTGTAGATAATTTAAAGAAAAGATATTTAAGAGCTTCAGAAGATCCAGATAATGTGCCAGGATATATGCAATATCCAGAATTGCCATTTTCGGTTGATGGTTTAACAAATGATGAAGCACGTTATAAAACATATCAAAAATATGTGAAAGATTTTATGCGTTGTGGAGCTGCAATAGATGATAATATTGGAAAATTATTAGATTACCTTGAAGCATCTGGTCTAGCAGAAAATACAATAGTAATTTATACTGCAGATCAAGGCTACTTTTTAGGTGAGCACGGTTTTTTTGATAAACGATTAATTTATGAAGAATCTATTCATATGCCGTTTGTTATTAGGTATCCAAAAGAATTACCTGCCGGAACACGTAATACAGATCTTATAGAAAATGTAGATTTTTCAGCTTTATTTGCTGATTATGCCGGACTTGAATATCCAGAAACAATGCAAGGTCATAGTTTTAGAGAAAATTTAAAGGGAAATACTCCAAAAGATTGGCGTAAATATGCTTACTACCGTTATTGGGATCATTCAATAGATCGTCCTGGGCATTTTGGTATTAGAGGTGAGCGGTACAAATTAGCTTTTTATTACGGGAATGGACTTAAAGAAAATGGTTTTACTAAAGAAAATCAGCCTAAAAAGTTTTGGGATTTCTTTGATTTAGAAAAAGATCCTCAAGAAACTCGTAATGCTTATAATGACCCAGAATATCAAGAAATTATAAAAGAAATGAAAGCAGAAATATTAAAGCAAAGAGAAGCTTTAGGTGATACAGATTCTGATAATTCAGAAATACACGAAATTATAAAAGCACACTGGAATGATTAA